The following DNA comes from Chitinophaga nivalis.
TGAGAAATGCCAGTAATAATCGTTTATCCGTAGCCGTGAGGTCAATGCCCCGTTTACCATTCTTTTTCAGCAATGGATCCAGGGTAGGCATATCCTGTACTTCTGATGCATAATGGTCCAATACGCCATCCAGGGTATAAAAGCGGCCGTCATGCATGTAGGGCGCCGTGTATTGCAGATTTCTCAGGCTGGGCACCTTGAACTTGTATTTATCTGCCGGATTCAGGGTAATCGGATATCTGCCTTCATCATTGTTGGGGCCAATACCGATCCCATTATTCCGGAAAGAATAATCACTGAACATGGGTTCTGTATGGCACGCACTGCATTTTTGCTGATAAATCGCATAACCTGCTTTTTCATCGGCAGTAAACGTAGCGCCTTCCCCGCGCACCACCTGGTCGTATTTGGCATCGGCACTCACCAGCATCACCATAAACTGCGACATCGCTTTCATCATACGTGCCGTGGTGATTTCCTCCGTACCAAAAGCCTTCTTAAACAATGCCGGATATTGCGGGTGTGCCCGCAGTTTGTTTAATACATTATCCAGCTTTTCATCCATCTCTACCGGGTTGGTAATGGGGGCTATCGGCTGCAGGTCCAGGTCGAATACCCCACCATCCAGCATATAGGAAGGCTGCCACGCCAGGTTCATCATAGGTGGCGCATTCCGGCTGCCTAAGCGGTCGTCGATACCATGACTGACATCGTGCCCGTGATGGGTGAAAGCGGAGGTTTGTATATGGCAATCCCCGCAGGAAATGGTGTTGTTGCGTGATAGCCGGGGTTCATAAAACAGTTTACGTCCCAGTTCAAAACCTGCCTGTGTAATCTGGTTGGCATCCAGTTTATATACCGGCGCCGGAAAGTTGGCCGGCTGCCGGAAGCCTACAAATGCCGCTACCAGCTCGCCGCCCTTACTGCAGGCATATAAAGTGATGATCATTCCTACTATCGCTATCCAATGTCGTTTACCCATAACTGTTATATTTTAGGATTAGTTCTCTGTATGATCATGTGAAAACATGCTCGCGTAGTTGTTGGCCACATTGACACTGAAATCACTGAACATAACAGTAGGGTTGTTTTTGATGCTGACGTTGGTACCTCCGTTGAACATTTTCAGGATATCCACCATCAGGTGTACATTGGCCGCTCTTCCCTGCCGTACTTTCGGTATACCGCCGGCGTTGAGATCAATATGGATGGTTTTGATATTGTTGATGGTAGCAGCAGCATAGCCACCGAAGCCGCCGATGTGATAACGGAATTTCCGCTGACCGCTGGGATCTACCGGTGCAGCTGCTGCCGTACCTTCCATTTTAAAGAAAATGTAGCCGCTGTTCCAACCCCAGTACATGCCGTCATCCATGCCGCTGGAAGGATCCAGTACGCCGGTACGTTTGCTGATATCCATGGTGCTGCGCAGGCTATCTACCCCCAGTACAAAACTCAATCCGGTATACTCCCCTTCCGGTACCTGTACTTTCACAAACTGGGAAGCACCATCCGCTTCTGATACCAGGAAATAACTTTCTTCCTGTGGTACCGTATAGGTCTGACCGGCAGCATTGGTCACGCGGATATTGCTGACATAATATTTCAACAGGCCTACGCTGAATGTTTCACCAACCGCGTTGGTATAGGTACCTGTATTGAGCTGCAGATTTTTAGCGCCGGCGATATTGTCGAACTGTATGGACAAGGTGGCTTTCTGCCCGCTGTCTGCTGCTGGTTTCACGTCATCTTTTTTACAGGATGCCAGGGTACATGCAATACCTGTGGCCAGTAGTCCGATTTTTTTTATCAGTTGCATCATATTACTTTTTTGGTTTTACCAGGGAATGGGTGCACCCAATTCCCGGCGGGTAATAAATTGTTCGTCTGTTAGCGTATGCAGGAAAGCGAGGATGGCCGCTTTTTCCTGTTTATCCAGGTGTAACCCTCCCGATAGCTGCGCATCTGTGGTGATGCCGGGCTGTATACCGTCACTATAATGATCCAGTACGGCTGTCAGGTCCGGTAAACGGCCATCGTGCATATACGGGGCCGTATACACGAGATTACGCAGGGTGGGTGTCCGGTACTTCCCCAGATCCGCTGCTGCGTAGGTAACGCGGTAGCGGCCCTGGAACAGGCCTTCTTCGGCGGTATTGGTAAAATCCCGGTCTAACCCGTTGTTATGGTATTGCTGATCCGTAAATAAGGCGCCTGCGTGGCAACGGTTGCAGTGGCGGGCCACCAGCTGTAATCCCTGCTGTTCCTGTACGTTGAGTGTAGCTGTACCACGGAGATATTGATCATAGCGGCTGTTGCCGGAGATCAGGGTACGCTGGAACTGTGCCAGCGCCTTTACCACATCTGTCGCCCGGATATCGCGCTGAAACACCTTGTTGAACAGCGATACATAGGCAGGCACCGCCTTTAACTCCTGCACCAGCGTTTCCAGGTCCTGCCCCATTTCATCGGGATGCGTGAGCGGGCCAAATGCCTGGGATTCCAGGTTGGTGGCGCCGCCATCCCAGAAGAGGCCATTAACCGCCCAGGCCAGGTTCATCAACGTGGGTGCATGCCGGGATAACCGTTTGCCCGAAACACCTGCCCTGCTGAGGGCTTCGCCGTCTGAAAAGGCCAGCTCCGGCCGGTGGCAGGTAGCGCAGGAGAGCTGGTTGTTGCCCGATAAGCGGGTATCATAGAACAGCTGCCGTCCCAATGCAATACCATCAGGACTAAGTGGATTATCCGGTGTTGCCGGCAACGCCGGGAAACCGGCAGGCACCGACAGGATCGCCGCAGGAATAACTTCCTCCGCCTCCCGCCTGCAAGCCAGCCATAACGGCAGCAACAGCGCTATATAGCATACCTTTTTACGCATCCGGATTACTTCGTATTGACTGGCATCAGTTGAATAGCCTTGGTACCGTAGTTATCAGCCACCTGTTTCATTTCTGCCGGCTGTGCGGCGCCGATACGCGGTGTTTTCATCAGGTCTACGCCAGCGATGATTTTTGCGACATCTACCTGGAAGGTAATGCTACCTGATTGTTGCTCATTCACCACCAGTGGCGCCGGCAGGTCTGTTTGCAACGTTCTGTAATTGGTATTGAGACCTGTTTCTACGGATAATGCTACCGGCGCTGCACCAGACAGGATGCTGCCTTTCAGGGAAGAGAACAGGTAGCTGGTATGCCACATCCAGGAGATGTTGGTCATGCCGTTGAGCTGCGATAACTCACCCGCCTGCAGGCTCAGGTTATCATTATAGGTAGCATCCACGCCAATAGAAAAAATGACCCGGCGGTAGGTACCGGCTGGTACATCCCGTAGTTCCACCGTCTCGCGTTTACGGGCCGGATAGGTATACTTTCCGTCCTGAATGGAAATGGCCGCATTTTCTTCCAGCAGGAAATAGGCGGATGGTACTTTCCAGGTGGTACCCTGCTCATTTACCAGGGCGATGTTACTCACCCAGTAGCGCAACTGGCTAAAGCTGTATTTGGTATCGTTGATGGTAAATTCCTTGTTCAGGGCAAAGTCTTCATTGCCTACCCGGGCATCAAAGGTGAGCGTTGTTTGTCCTTTGGTATTACCGGTAGCTGGCGTTGTTGTATCATTTTTGCTGCAGGCCGCGCATAACAAAGCCATGGCGGATAGTGTCAAAATAAATTTCATAAATATTGTTTAGGATTCCAACCGGAATATATGGGCAATAGCAAGCCATCTCCCCTGCAAAGCAGGACAGGCAGGTACAGACACAGTGCATCTGTTTTGTATGACACCCTGTTAGGGTGCATACAAAAGAAAATAGCATACCTGATTACCCGATTACTACGGCGTAGCAATGCGGTAACGAAATGGTCAATACATCATGAAAAATAATGGCAGGAGATTAGCTGGCTATCGGCGGACGAAACAGCCCGGAAGGTTGATCTACAGGCATGCCCATGGCATCCGGAGATAAAGGATGGTGAAGGGTTGCGGCCAAAGGAGGAACCGGCAACAGGTCGTCTGCAGGCGGACAAAAAATTTCCACCTTATTATCCGCTTTCCGCTCAGGGTTTTCCTGGCTTCTGCGGTCCTCTTCTTTTAATTGTTTTTTCAGGTGACATTTACCATTACAATGCAGCTGTGGTTTATCGCGGTTGATACACAGATTTTTTGCAATGTAGCTCTGATTCAGGTAGTAGTCGAGCATCACAACATAACGGCCTGAGAGCTGGCAAACCCAGATCAGCATGAACATTACCGTTATCAGTTGTTTCCGCATTCTTTATCAGATTGTTAAAAGTGCTGCAAAGTTATTGATTAAAGGTTACTTCAACAACAACTATTACGAATAAGTTTACGAAAATCAAGATTCATACATAGGAAGAAAAAATAACAGGTATTCATCTCCCGATAGCGAAACATATCTGACAAAAACAGTATTTTCACTCCAGGCAGCATCGGGCTTCTACCCTTGCGAAGCCGCTTGTCCGGTGCCCTATCAGTGGCGTATGATCATTTATGGCGCCGGTACCGCAACGAAAGACATTTTTATCATTGGAACTATCCAGCTGCATCACTACTACACAAACACAAATCGTATAGTGGTCACCGTTATATATCATCAACATAAAAACGGGTATGTTGTAAAAGGTAACTGCAGCTACTTTCCCTGTTTTCACCTTACAAAAAAACAAACCAATGGCACTAAAAATATATGCACATGAGTTTGAAGAAATACTATACGAAAGCAAGTCTGCCGACTATCAGCTCACCACAGATGAAAATGTGCGGGAAGAAACCATTCGTTCTGCCAGTGCGTTGGGTAGTGGCAGCTATCAGCGTATATACCTGGATAACATAACCATCGGTTATGGCCAGGCCCATCTTGCAGACAACCTGTTGTTGCATTATGAAGCAGACCATGCCACCGTAGAAATGCACTTTAACCTGTCTGGCAGCAGTCTGACAACTGACCGGCACCTGCAGCACCCGCTGGCATTCCAACATCATCAACATAATATTGTATACGGCCCTTCCTTCAAAGGCCGGGTGGAATGGGGACAACAACAGCCGCTGGAACTGTTTGAAGTAAATATGGCGCCGGCATTTTTCCACCGGCATATCGCTAATGGTCCCGGCCTCCTCCATGCTTTCGGAAAAAAGATCGATCAGGCTATTCCTGCGCTGTTATGTAATCATAATCTGGTGATTACGCCCCAGATGCTGATGGTGATCAAATCCATCATTCACTGTCCCCGTACCGGTATTTTTAAACAGCTGCTGATAGAAGGGAAAGTATTGGAATTACTCCTGTTGCAACTGGAGCAGTTTACCAGCCACGACTGCCGTGCTTTCTGCTCCCTGAAAAAAACAGACATCGATAAAATATATCAGGCCCGGGACATCATCGCGTCGCGCCCCCATGCCCCCTGTTCGCTGCTGGATCTGGCGCAGCTGATCGGCACCAATGAGTTTACGCTGAAAAAAGGATTTAAGGAAATATTTGGTACCACCGTATTCGGGTATCTGCAGGAGATAAAAATGGAACAGGCACACAGAATGATCCTGGAGGGGAAAAATATCAATGAGGTAGCGGATTTCACAGGATACAAACATCATTCCCACTTCACTGCCGCCTTTAAACGAAAATTCGGATTAGCGCCCGGCAAACTGAAACAAAACAGATAATGCCTGTAAACAGCTACGCATTTCCCTGCAGCGATGATCAGCTGCCGGAAAATGCGTAGTACAATATTTATATCGCCTTATTTCTCAGCGGCTATACTTTTCTTCGGGTAGTTGAAAAGTACAGAAGTGACAATAGGTACGACGAAGATGGCTACTGTTAAAATAGACGTGAGTACATCTGCCTGAGAACTTTCCAGGAAATGGGTCAGCGGAGATTCCGGGAAGAAGTGTTCATAAATAGACAGGCTCAGTTTCAGCCCCAGGATACCGATCACCACAAAGGCAGCCGTTTCCAGGAAAGTATAGCGGGTCATCAGTTTCACAAAAGCCTGCGCCACAAAACGCATGGCGAGGATACCAATAAATACGCCCAAACAAACCAGCAGAATATTATCTGTAAATGCCACAGCCGCGAAAATATTATCGATCGAAAATGCCATATCCATTAGCTCCACCAACGCCACGGTAGCCCAGAAAGGTCCGATAGCACCAACGGTAGCCTTATATAGCCAGTTCTTGCCTTTGTCGATAGACTCCTCTTCTTTTTCTTCCTGGCCGGCCGCACGTTTTTCTTTCCACCAGCTGAACACCAGGTACAACAGGTACAAACCACCAACGGGTTTAAGCCACCAGATCTTAATCAGGAAGGAAGCGAACAGCATAGCCAGACCCCGGAATAAATAAGCGCCGAAGATACCCCATTTCAAAGCGCGGTCACGTTGCTTTTCCGGCAGATCCATTACCATAGTAGCTAATACCGCTGCATTATCTACCGATAAAAGACTTTCAATGATCACCAGATTTCCTACGACAATTGCCGATGGTATAGGGTTGTCGATAATTTGTTGAATTAACTCATTCATTTTTCTTGGCTGTTTTTATATATAGGTTTGTTTCTACTTGTTGGCCATTGTAATAATCACGACCCTTCCTCCTTCTTCGCGTGACAGTAATAATTTTTTTCCATCCGTCAGTTCTACCATGGTACCGATAGGTATTTCCTTGTCTTCCGTCAGGTCTTTCAGGGAAGTCAGCTTTTGATTCACCAGTACCCATTTGTTTTGATGGAAGGTGAAATAGCCGACCGGTATTTTTTGTGCTGCCGTAATTTTTTCATTACGGATGGTATTTCTGTTGACATGCCACTGGAACAGGTATTGGTTGTTATACACCATAAGCCGGTGATTTTCCGGCTTCCATACGGTTGGCTTAAACTCGTAATAGAGGTCCAGCACGGGCAATGTGCCTTTATGCGGCGTACCACAGAAAGGACATTTAGGCGTGTTGGTATTGTCGAACACATACCATTTCTGTTCGCAGGCGGCATTGCTGCAAGGCTGCATCAGGTCTGTGGTTTTCAGCAATGCCTGCTCCCACATTTCTGCCGGTGGCCGCTGGGCGGGCTGATGTAAACCGGTGATAAAAGCCTGCTGAAACAGTTCTTTCAGGTAAGGCCCTGTTATCGTATACGGTATTTTGGTAACGTCTGCCCACGGCAATTCCTTCGGATTTACCTGATTCAGTTTCGGCCTGTTGGAGGCATCCTGCGGATGTTCTACAAACAGCGCTCTTTCGCCCATAGACAGCAGGTCATCTTTCTCTGTGTCCAGGTCGTGTACCTTGCCGCCTTTCAGCGGATGGCGGTACAACAGGTACATGTAAATCATCACCGCCAGGGCATGCAGGTCGGTTAAGCGGCTGGGCAGCTTCCTGCTGGCATCTTTGATATCCAGGTGTTTGGTGGCCAGTACTTCCGGCGCAATGAAATCGGCCGTACCGATTACATCAGGCGGAAATAAGCCCGGTACTACCAGGCCATCGATATCGATAATGGTAGCCGACCGGCTCACCGGGTCTACCAATACGTTTTTGTACGACAGGTCAGAATGCGCCAGTCCGGCCGCATGCAGGCGTTTTACGCCCCGGGCAATGTTCACGCATACCTGAAAATAACTGAGCCAGTTACCCAGCTCCGTTTCATCGAGGCGCAGGGCAAACTGTTTATTCCGGAATTTAGGAGAAGCAAACCACTTCCCTTCTTTCTCTTTTCCTCTGATCAGATCATTGGCCGCATAACCTTTCTTAAAAAAGAAATTCTGGTTGTAGCAAGGTACAATCAGGCCTACTTTCTTATCTGCTTCCACCATGTCGGTTGGCCAGCAATACAAATCCTTGTAATAGTTGCCGCCTTCCCGGTTAAAAAAGCTGTTATAATAATCTGTAACGATTTTTCTTAACCTTTCTCTCGAATTAAAGTCCTGTACATCGCGGTAGAAAGCCACCACATAGGATTTATCCGGGCTGAAATATACATCTTTCATCCCTCCCCGCATAGGTTCTCCATTATCCACGTATTGGTAGGATTTCCCTGCGTTGATGACAGAATTTACCGTTTTTGTATTCATAAAGCGATCATTACCTCATTAATATTCCTTTTCCAGCGCCATCCGGTGTTTAGCTCACAATCATGAGTGTGCGGTCGTCGTGGTTACCCGGACTCCAGAAATCCATCCAGGCCGATAACTGCGCCGCCACTTCCGGTTTGCCGCTGTTCAGCTCCACGGTCACCTGGTCGTCGTTTTTACCACCCAGGTCTGCCAGCAGTTCCTGCCAGGCAGTTATCTTTTCCAGGTTGGCTTCCACCACGAACTTCGGATCATAAATACCATCTGTCATTAACATCAGGTAAGCAAAATCAGGTACCAGCCTGAAACCGAAGCGGGTAGCGAATTTATCACTTTTAAAGATTTCCGGCATGGTAATAAAACGGGTACCACCGCCAAATTCGCCTACATCCAGCCAGTTCATCAGGGTAATTTCCGTAAGATCCTTGTTTAGCAGGCCTATCGGGCAGTCTCCTACGCCAAAAGTGAGGATGGCATAACCAAAGGGATATTTTTTCAGCAGCGCAAAGATAAGCGTTGCATGAAAATCCTTCACGGGTACTTCCAGTTTTGTGGCAAAATCTTCCAGTTTTTTATGGACAGACAAGGCTGCCTTCCCCAGGTTCTCATAAACAAAGTGGGCCAGCTTCTTCTGCGTATCTGCGCCCGCACCCGCTGCATGCTCGCCTACCAGGGTATCAAAATTCTCCCTGACTGCTGCCGTAAAATTTTGTTCAAAGTACTCCACAATGCCGGTACAGGCAATACGGGCGCCTTCGCGCGATAACCGGGCGCTGCCCGCACCATCCGATACGGCCAGTACGCTCCAGCCGCTGTCGTCGAAGTGCTTAAAGGCAAAATCGTCGTCGCGGAAGGAGCCCACATTGGCATGCGAACGCCCTCTTTTGGAAGCGACTACAATCTGTTTTTCGCCCAATACGCCGGCTACGGCCACATTATCTTCTTTCCAGAAAGGGGCATTTTTATCGCTGTCGATATTTTTCCAAAGTGATTTCGGATTCGGATTAATGACCAGCGGGATTATTTTTTCGTGCAACGCCGCATCCGGCGCTTCACCGGCCAGCCGGAACTGCAATGTCACCTTTATATCTCCGCTTTTCACCGGCGTACCCTGGATGCTCTCTTTTTCATTATCATAGGTGAGGCCGTATGCTTCCAGCCCCGCTATATCTGAAAAAATAAAATCTTTCCAGTTCAGCTTTATAAAATCCAGCTTTGCTTCATACACCTTACCTACCGTTGCGTTAGGAATGGAGACGGATTGTTGCTGAATATCTGCCAATCTGTTTTTAAACTGCCATGTATCCATGAGTAGCTGTTGATTTTCCAATATTTGTTTTGCGGCCTGCATGATCGCTTCCTCCTTTACAAACGCCTCAAACAGTTGCTGCCTGTTGCTCGCCAGAGGAATATTCCGCACCGCAAAAAGTTTCTCAATATATGTTCTCTCTGTACTCATCTTACGGTCTTTTATCCCTGCGTTCTGTTGACATCAAATCCGCCTTCCCCGATCCCATAGGTACCTTTGTTGCCACACCACGGACAGGTACTGACCTTTTCTTCTCCGATACAATGTATCTGACCGCAGCTGCACATGGCAAACGCAATCTGGTTGCCGCAGCAGGGGCAGGTAGGGTTACCAATCAGCTCATCACTGTTGATACGGGTAGGTCCCGCACTGTTATCGGATAATTCATAATAGGCATTATCTACCTGAAAAGCGCCTACCAGCTTATACGACATGGTATTCAGATTCAGACCGTACAGCTCCGCATCTTTCACAGACCGGCGGTACTTCATCAGGTAAGGCCGCTGCATGTTCTGGCATTTTGCTACCAGTACCGCATAGTTGCTATCGGTGTATTGCTTTGGTGGCAATGGTTTAGACAGATCTATTTTAGACAGCGTATCGCCGTGATGTATTTTTGCCAGTTCAAAACCGGCGGCATTTTTTTCTACACTCTCACTACTGGTTTTGATAGAATCCGTTACCCACTTGAAAAACTGCTTATAGGCAGCTGCATCGCTGTTCCGGAAATACATCACGTTTTCAGTCAGTTCCCGCAGTACGCCGGCATCGGCTTCGTCGCCGAAGGAAACGGCCACCATATTGGCGGTACGCTGCCAGCTCTGCTTCCACTCTGCAATAACGGCTTTGGTATCATCTGTAGGTACCCCATCAGTGAACAAAAATACGATTGGCTTCCAGTCGCCTTTTTGCTCGTAGGTGGTTTTTACCTGATTTTTCCGCAGCTCATACATCAGGTGTCCTAATCCTTTACTCAGCGAAGTACCGCCCCCGATAGGG
Coding sequences within:
- a CDS encoding cytochrome-c peroxidase gives rise to the protein MGKRHWIAIVGMIITLYACSKGGELVAAFVGFRQPANFPAPVYKLDANQITQAGFELGRKLFYEPRLSRNNTISCGDCHIQTSAFTHHGHDVSHGIDDRLGSRNAPPMMNLAWQPSYMLDGGVFDLDLQPIAPITNPVEMDEKLDNVLNKLRAHPQYPALFKKAFGTEEITTARMMKAMSQFMVMLVSADAKYDQVVRGEGATFTADEKAGYAIYQQKCSACHTEPMFSDYSFRNNGIGIGPNNDEGRYPITLNPADKYKFKVPSLRNLQYTAPYMHDGRFYTLDGVLDHYASEVQDMPTLDPLLKKNGKRGIDLTATDKRLLLAFLNTLNDKKFITDKRFSEQAQ
- a CDS encoding MbnP family protein; translated protein: MMQLIKKIGLLATGIACTLASCKKDDVKPAADSGQKATLSIQFDNIAGAKNLQLNTGTYTNAVGETFSVGLLKYYVSNIRVTNAAGQTYTVPQEESYFLVSEADGASQFVKVQVPEGEYTGLSFVLGVDSLRSTMDISKRTGVLDPSSGMDDGMYWGWNSGYIFFKMEGTAAAAPVDPSGQRKFRYHIGGFGGYAAATINNIKTIHIDLNAGGIPKVRQGRAANVHLMVDILKMFNGGTNVSIKNNPTVMFSDFSVNVANNYASMFSHDHTEN
- a CDS encoding cytochrome-c peroxidase, whose translation is MRKKVCYIALLLPLWLACRREAEEVIPAAILSVPAGFPALPATPDNPLSPDGIALGRQLFYDTRLSGNNQLSCATCHRPELAFSDGEALSRAGVSGKRLSRHAPTLMNLAWAVNGLFWDGGATNLESQAFGPLTHPDEMGQDLETLVQELKAVPAYVSLFNKVFQRDIRATDVVKALAQFQRTLISGNSRYDQYLRGTATLNVQEQQGLQLVARHCNRCHAGALFTDQQYHNNGLDRDFTNTAEEGLFQGRYRVTYAAADLGKYRTPTLRNLVYTAPYMHDGRLPDLTAVLDHYSDGIQPGITTDAQLSGGLHLDKQEKAAILAFLHTLTDEQFITRRELGAPIPW
- a CDS encoding MbnP family protein — translated: MKFILTLSAMALLCAACSKNDTTTPATGNTKGQTTLTFDARVGNEDFALNKEFTINDTKYSFSQLRYWVSNIALVNEQGTTWKVPSAYFLLEENAAISIQDGKYTYPARKRETVELRDVPAGTYRRVIFSIGVDATYNDNLSLQAGELSQLNGMTNISWMWHTSYLFSSLKGSILSGAAPVALSVETGLNTNYRTLQTDLPAPLVVNEQQSGSITFQVDVAKIIAGVDLMKTPRIGAAQPAEMKQVADNYGTKAIQLMPVNTK
- a CDS encoding helix-turn-helix transcriptional regulator, with protein sequence MALKIYAHEFEEILYESKSADYQLTTDENVREETIRSASALGSGSYQRIYLDNITIGYGQAHLADNLLLHYEADHATVEMHFNLSGSSLTTDRHLQHPLAFQHHQHNIVYGPSFKGRVEWGQQQPLELFEVNMAPAFFHRHIANGPGLLHAFGKKIDQAIPALLCNHNLVITPQMLMVIKSIIHCPRTGIFKQLLIEGKVLELLLLQLEQFTSHDCRAFCSLKKTDIDKIYQARDIIASRPHAPCSLLDLAQLIGTNEFTLKKGFKEIFGTTVFGYLQEIKMEQAHRMILEGKNINEVADFTGYKHHSHFTAAFKRKFGLAPGKLKQNR
- a CDS encoding TerC family protein encodes the protein MNELIQQIIDNPIPSAIVVGNLVIIESLLSVDNAAVLATMVMDLPEKQRDRALKWGIFGAYLFRGLAMLFASFLIKIWWLKPVGGLYLLYLVFSWWKEKRAAGQEEKEEESIDKGKNWLYKATVGAIGPFWATVALVELMDMAFSIDNIFAAVAFTDNILLVCLGVFIGILAMRFVAQAFVKLMTRYTFLETAAFVVIGILGLKLSLSIYEHFFPESPLTHFLESSQADVLTSILTVAIFVVPIVTSVLFNYPKKSIAAEK
- a CDS encoding helix-hairpin-helix domain-containing protein, whose protein sequence is MNTKTVNSVINAGKSYQYVDNGEPMRGGMKDVYFSPDKSYVVAFYRDVQDFNSRERLRKIVTDYYNSFFNREGGNYYKDLYCWPTDMVEADKKVGLIVPCYNQNFFFKKGYAANDLIRGKEKEGKWFASPKFRNKQFALRLDETELGNWLSYFQVCVNIARGVKRLHAAGLAHSDLSYKNVLVDPVSRSATIIDIDGLVVPGLFPPDVIGTADFIAPEVLATKHLDIKDASRKLPSRLTDLHALAVMIYMYLLYRHPLKGGKVHDLDTEKDDLLSMGERALFVEHPQDASNRPKLNQVNPKELPWADVTKIPYTITGPYLKELFQQAFITGLHQPAQRPPAEMWEQALLKTTDLMQPCSNAACEQKWYVFDNTNTPKCPFCGTPHKGTLPVLDLYYEFKPTVWKPENHRLMVYNNQYLFQWHVNRNTIRNEKITAAQKIPVGYFTFHQNKWVLVNQKLTSLKDLTEDKEIPIGTMVELTDGKKLLLSREEGGRVVIITMANK
- a CDS encoding PP2C family serine/threonine-protein phosphatase, which codes for MSTERTYIEKLFAVRNIPLASNRQQLFEAFVKEEAIMQAAKQILENQQLLMDTWQFKNRLADIQQQSVSIPNATVGKVYEAKLDFIKLNWKDFIFSDIAGLEAYGLTYDNEKESIQGTPVKSGDIKVTLQFRLAGEAPDAALHEKIIPLVINPNPKSLWKNIDSDKNAPFWKEDNVAVAGVLGEKQIVVASKRGRSHANVGSFRDDDFAFKHFDDSGWSVLAVSDGAGSARLSREGARIACTGIVEYFEQNFTAAVRENFDTLVGEHAAGAGADTQKKLAHFVYENLGKAALSVHKKLEDFATKLEVPVKDFHATLIFALLKKYPFGYAILTFGVGDCPIGLLNKDLTEITLMNWLDVGEFGGGTRFITMPEIFKSDKFATRFGFRLVPDFAYLMLMTDGIYDPKFVVEANLEKITAWQELLADLGGKNDDQVTVELNSGKPEVAAQLSAWMDFWSPGNHDDRTLMIVS
- a CDS encoding TerY-C metal binding domain-containing protein → MRRLPIYFLIDVSESMVGEPIQQVEEGLSQIIQALKADPYAIETVWISIIVFAGQAKTLVPLQEIITFYPPRFPIGGGTSLSKGLGHLMYELRKNQVKTTYEQKGDWKPIVFLFTDGVPTDDTKAVIAEWKQSWQRTANMVAVSFGDEADAGVLRELTENVMYFRNSDAAAYKQFFKWVTDSIKTSSESVEKNAAGFELAKIHHGDTLSKIDLSKPLPPKQYTDSNYAVLVAKCQNMQRPYLMKYRRSVKDAELYGLNLNTMSYKLVGAFQVDNAYYELSDNSAGPTRINSDELIGNPTCPCCGNQIAFAMCSCGQIHCIGEEKVSTCPWCGNKGTYGIGEGGFDVNRTQG